CCCTCCGCGCTGGAACGGGCTGAGCCCGCTGGGTGAGGACCTGGTGCGCCGGATGAACCGTCTGGGGGTGATGATCGACCTGTCCCACGTCTCGGACAGCACGTTCTACGATGTGCTCCGGCTGAGCCGGGCCCCGGTGCTGGTCTCGCACAGCACCTGCCGGGCGCTCTGCTCCCTGGCGCGCAGCCTGAGCGACGAGCAGATACTGGCCCTGCGCGACAATGGCGGGGTGCTGCAGATTAACGCCCTGGGAGTCTATCTCAAATACCCGCAGGCGCAGCGCCTGGATGCCGAGGCGCTCTACCGCAGCCTGGGAGGTCCGGATGTTCGCCGGCGCCTGTTCGGGCTCCTGCACGATGACCGCGCCGCCTACGACAGCCTGAGCGCCGCGGGCGCCGCGGCCGTGGACAGCCTCACCCTCCGCTACGGCCGCGCCAACGTGGCCGACTATGTGGACCATATCGACCACGTGGTGCAACTGGCCGGGATCGATCACGTGGGGATCGGCACCGATTTCGACGGCGGCGGTGGCATCCAGGGCTTTGACAGCGCCTCGGACTACGTGAACGTAACCGAGGAGCTTATCCGCCGCGGCTACACACCCGAGCAGATGGAGAAAATCTGGGGTGGCAACCTGCTCCGTGTCTGGAGCGCGGTGGAAAAAACGGCGGCCGAGACCGGCGCCGGCCGCTGAATGCCCAACCCCGAAAACAGAAAAGAACATACGATAGAGGCAACGGTTAATCTAACCTGGAGGGAAGCATGAAAAACATCCGTTCGAGCGTGGTCCCGGCGCTGATTGTCGCCGTTCTGTCCCTGCTTTACGCCGGAGCGGCGTTCGGCGCCAGCCGCCCCACCGTTTTCCGCGACATGGCCGCCAAGCTGAGCGACTACCGCAAGCAGCGCGATGCCCTGAAAAAGCTGCTGCCGGAAGTCAAGGATGTCTACAACCAGCGCTTCTTCGCGTTCGGCATGGGCCAGCGTTCCAAGTTCTATTACGAGAACCACGCCCTGCGCAACGCCGCCACCGGCGAGGTGATCCGCAAGTGGGAGGTCGACCGCGACATCATCGTGCCCAGTGAGTACGCCGTGGTGATCATGGATACCGACGGTCTGGAAACCATGATCCGCGAGGACAAGGAGGGCATCTGGATGGAGGATGTCCTGAGCGGGACACGCCAGGCGCTGAGCAGCGAGCCGATCGAGCTGCCCACCTTCGATGACCACAAGTTCGGCCTGGTGCTGCGCGTGCTGCACCAGGAGATGCTGGTGAACATCCTGGCCGGCGAGCCGGTCCCCAACCTGTTCGCCTACAAGAAAGCCTGGTACCGGGATGCCGCCATGACCTGCATGGCCCTGCAGAAAACCGGCAACATCATGCAGGTCAAGGACTGGATCCTGCGCCTCAAGGAGCCGTTCGACAAGAACAACGGCGTCGAGGAGCCGGACAACCTGGGCCAGGTGCTCTACATGGTCTCGCTGGTGTCCGACTCGACCCACCGGGTGGTGAAAAAGGTGCGCGAGGCCGCGGCCCGCTACACCGTGGACAAGCACATCGAGGGCCCCACGGACGGATCGCCCAAGCCGATCTACCAGACCAAGTGGATGAAATTCGGGCTGAAAAGCCTGGGTATGAATGACGAGTACGAGATTCCGCAGGTGGATGACCCTTACGCCGACCTGGTCTGGTGGGATTTCCTGCCCGAGGGCGGAGCCAAGGGCCAGAGCAAGCCCAACCACGACTACCCCTACCTGGGCTGGGCGCAGGCGCATTACTACCGGGACACCGCCGGCGCGCTGTTCAACAATGAGGACAGCCCGCTCACCTGGGAGGTCAACGCCTCCAAAGCCGACTACGACGGCATGGCGGTGGTCTCCTCCAAGTACAAGGACACCAAGACCTGCGCCCCGCATTCCTGGCAGGCGGCCGAGATGTTCCTCTACATCCTGGATGTCCTCAAGTAGCCTGAAAGCAGCCAGGACTGACTTGAGTTGGGGAGTACTGACCGGAGAGGCCCGCCGCAGGGACATGCGCGCGGGCCTGCTCTTTTTCTCATATGTCTGCGACTCTCCCCGGCAGAATGGGCCGGGGAGGCTGTCATTTCCTCCGGGCAACGTAATGCTTGCGAACAGGCCTGTAACCAGCAAACTGCTGCTCATGGCGGCCGGGCTGTCGTTCGTCCTGATCCTGGCCGAAATCAGCCTACGGGTTTTCAATCCGGTTGAATTCAGGGTCCGCGGCGACAGGATCATCCTGCCGACAAACAAATCCTATTCGTTCCGGAACAGCCTGACAGACAAGCTCGACAGTCTGATCACGGTCCGGCGCAACAGCCTGGGGTTCCGCGGCCCGGAGCCGCCCCGGCAGTTCGACCGCTTTCTCAGCCTGATCACCGTGGGAGGAAGCACCACCGAGTGCGTTTTCCTCTCCGAGGGTGAATCCTGGACCGACATCGCCGGACAGGAGCTTGACTGCCACTGCGGTATCGGTCCGCTGTGGATCAACAACGCCGGTCTGGACGGGCATTCCACTTTCGGGCATCTCGTGCTGATGCAGGGATACATCGTCCGGCTGCGGCCGAAAGTCGCTGTTTTCCTGGTCGGCCACAACGATATCGGCCGGGATGACCTGTCCGATTTCGACCTGAACCAAGTCGTCGGGATCAAGAAAAAATCGGTCAAAGAGTTCCTTCTGTCCCTGTGTAACTACAGCGATTTCATGGCACTTTGCTACAATGGCTACCTTAAATACAAAGCCCGGGGACGGGGGATCGACCACAAGATTATCGATTTCAAATCCCTGGCCCACCTGGAGATAGATTCCACCGCCATACAGGCGATCAAAACCAGGCTGGGCGGGGAATATCTTGTCAATTACGGCCGCCGTCTGGAACGGCTTGTCGAAATATGCCGGGCCAACGGGATCAAACCGGTGTTCATCACACAGCCGGTCCTGTATGGTGAGGGAATCGATCCGCTGACCGGAGTGGACCTTGGCACTTTAGTCCCGGACCGGCGCTTTTTCGCCGCGACCGAGAACGGCAAGGCCGACTGGGCGGTGGTCGAGATGTACAACGATGTCACGCGGCAGGTGGCGCGGCAAAACGGCGTTCTGTTGATCGACCTGGCCCATCGCCTGCCTAAAAGCTCGGAATATTATTACGATTACATCCATTACTCGAAAGCCGGAGGCCGGGCGATCGGACAGATTGTCGCAGAGGAACTCTGTCCCTGGCTGCGTGAAAATTTCCCGGAAAATGTGCTGAATCCAGATAGTGCAAGTCTTTCCGGAGCCTCGAACCGGAACTGAATCAGGCCGGAGTAAACAATCCAAATCCATCGTTCTCACGAGCCGGAGTCTGCATGAAAAAAGGACTGTTTCTTCTCACCGTCATGGCCCTGGCCGCGCTGACCGCCTGCGGCGGGCCCCGGAGCGCCGGCAAGGTCTATCCCTGCCGCTGGGTCTTCGCCAGCCGCAGCCTGGGCCGCGACAGCGATGTCGACTCGCTGCGCAGCCTGATCCAGGTGGCCGCGGCGCACGGCCTGAACGGCCTGGTCCTCACCGCCGGCCTCGACCGTCTTGACCTCAACGGCCCCGACTATTTCCGCCGTCTGGATGAGGTGAAGGAAGCCTGCCGGAGCAACAAGATCGAGATCATCCCGGTCATTTTCTCGGCCGGGTATGGCGAGGCCGTGCTGGCGCACAATCCCAACCTGTGCGAGGGCCTGCCGGTCCGGGACGCCCTGTTCGTGGTCCGCGGGACGCGCGCCGTACACGTGCCCGACCCGGCCCCGACCGTGGTCAACGGCGGCTTCGAGGTCTTCCGCGGTGACTCGGTCGCGGGTTTCGACTGCCGGGTGGATAACGGCGCGGCCATCGCCCCGGACCGCGAGATAAAGGCGTCCGGCAAGGCCAGCCTGCGTTTCGACAGCCTCGACCGGAAAGAGGGCCAGGCGGTGGTGAGCCAGAAAATTGCCGTGCGGCCGCAGCATGTCTACCGGGTGCGACTCAAGCTGCGCACCGAGGGCCTCGCTCCGGCGCGGCGTTTCCAGATCGAGGTTTACGGCGGTGAGCGCAAGCTCAACTACTACGACCCCGCGTTGCCCGCGGACAACGACTGGCGCGAGGTGGTCCTGGCCTTCAACAGCTGGGACTGCGACACCGTGCGCGTGGTGCTGGGTGTGCCCTGGGGCAGGGTGAAAGGCCGTTTCTGGGTCGATGACCTGCGGGTCGAGGAGGTTGGCCTGACCAATATCCTGCGCCGCCCCGGCACGCCGCTCAGCGTGCGAGGGGAGGCCAGCGGAGTGCTGTACGAGGAGGACCGCGATTTTGCTCCGGTGGTGGACTCCCTGCTCAACTACACGTTCGAGCACGAGGGCCCGGACCTCGTGCTCCTGCCCGGCAGCCGGATCACCGAGGGCGAGCGCCTGCGGGTGAGTTGGTATCACGGTTTCCGTTCGGTGGAGCAGAAACGCCAGGTGACGATCTGCATGAGCGAGCCGGAGGTCTACGACATCTGGCGCATCCAGGCCCGTCTGCTGCAGGAGCACCTGGGCGCGAGCAAATTTTTCCTGGACATGGATGAAATCCGCGCAGGCGGCACCTGCGCCGCCTGCGCCGAGCGCGGCCTGAGCATGGGAGAGATCCTGGGCGACTGCATAACCAAACAGTACGAAATACTGCGCGAGGCCAGCCCCGGGGCCGAGGTGTTCATCTGGTCGGACATGCTCGACCCGCACCACAACGCCGACACCACCTGGGGCCGGTGGTACTACCACGTGAAAGGCCTCTATACCGGTTCCTGGGAGCATATCCCGAAAGAACTGACCGTGGCCTGCTGGTGGGACGAGAAAAGGGACGTGAGCCTGGGGTTTTTCTCCGGCCTGGGGCACCGCACCCTGGCCGCGGCCTACTATGACGCCGAGGACCTGGAGAACGTCAAGGGCTGGCTCAAGTCCCTGGACGCCACAGCCCAGGGCGCGGGGATCATGTACACCACCTGGGAGGACAAGTACGCCCTCCTGCCCGCGTTCGGCG
This portion of the bacterium genome encodes:
- a CDS encoding GDSL-type esterase/lipase family protein; translated protein: MLANRPVTSKLLLMAAGLSFVLILAEISLRVFNPVEFRVRGDRIILPTNKSYSFRNSLTDKLDSLITVRRNSLGFRGPEPPRQFDRFLSLITVGGSTTECVFLSEGESWTDIAGQELDCHCGIGPLWINNAGLDGHSTFGHLVLMQGYIVRLRPKVAVFLVGHNDIGRDDLSDFDLNQVVGIKKKSVKEFLLSLCNYSDFMALCYNGYLKYKARGRGIDHKIIDFKSLAHLEIDSTAIQAIKTRLGGEYLVNYGRRLERLVEICRANGIKPVFITQPVLYGEGIDPLTGVDLGTLVPDRRFFAATENGKADWAVVEMYNDVTRQVARQNGVLLIDLAHRLPKSSEYYYDYIHYSKAGGRAIGQIVAEELCPWLRENFPENVLNPDSASLSGASNRN
- a CDS encoding dipeptidase — protein: MNRRSLTAMLIAICLCLAVSNAAAECPCRAPELMQSFLTIDTHVDIPAGYATEKLDPAKRCPELKVDLVKMAEGGLKCVFLASYTGQGPLTAAGYANAEATALEQIEAIHRLTQRMHPDLVGLALSPVETVKIAASGRRVVAIGLENAYPLGENLDNLKKFYDLGVRYITLSHVGHNQFCDSANNPWRLSAAENGDTLDAAGIKVLRFAANVETIFSTQQAPPRWNGLSPLGEDLVRRMNRLGVMIDLSHVSDSTFYDVLRLSRAPVLVSHSTCRALCSLARSLSDEQILALRDNGGVLQINALGVYLKYPQAQRLDAEALYRSLGGPDVRRRLFGLLHDDRAAYDSLSAAGAAAVDSLTLRYGRANVADYVDHIDHVVQLAGIDHVGIGTDFDGGGGIQGFDSASDYVNVTEELIRRGYTPEQMEKIWGGNLLRVWSAVEKTAAETGAGR